CGATCTCTTTGGGTCTGCGGCTATTCGGCAACCTTTACGCCGGCGAGCTGGTGTTCATCCTGATCGCATTATTGCCGCCGATCGTGCAGCCTTTGCTGGGCTTCCCGTGGGCCGTATTCCACATTCTGGTCATTACTTTGCAGGCTTTCATATTCATGGTTTTGACCATCGTTTACCTGAGTCTGGCCTGCGAAGACCACTAACCGTTTTATTTTTTACATTCATATCAATCTTTAGGAGACATTATGGAACTCGCATCATTAATCGCCAACGTTCAAGGCTTCACCGTTATTGCCGTCGGTATCATTTTAGGTTTGGGCGCGATCGGTACTGCTATCGGTTTCGGCCTGTTGGGCGGTAAATTCCTGGAAGGCGCGGCCCGCCAGCCTGAATTGGTACCGATGCTGCAAGTCAAAATGTTCATCATCGCCGGTTTGCTTGACGCGGTAACCATGATCGGCGTAGGTTTGGCTCTGATGCTGACTTTCGCGAACCCGTTCCTTTCTGCCGTTCAATCCGTTGCAGGTTAATTAACCCACCCATCTGTAACCTGAGGCGTAAGCCTTTTGCGTGTCGTTTATTGCGACTACGGACAGATAGACTAACAACGGCATTACGAGGAAAGCATCAATGAGTATCAATGCTACTCTGATCGGGCAGATGATCACTTTCACGCTTCTGGTGTGGTTCACCATGAAGTATGTCTGGCCGCCGATCATTGCTGCTCTGGAAGAGCGCAAAACCAAAATTGCGGAAGGTTTGGCTGCGGCGGAAAAAGGCCAGGAAGAGATCAGACTGGCCGAAAAGAAAGCCAAAAGCGTTTTGAAAGAAGCCAAGGAGCAGTCGGCCGAGATCGTCAGCGCCGCACAAAAGCGCGCCAACCAATTAGTCGAAGAAGCCAAGGAACAAGCTAAAAAAGAAGGCGAGCGCCTGCTGGAAGCAGCGAAAGCGCAAATCGAACAGGAAATGCTGCACGCCAAGGAAAGTTTGCGTAAGGAAGTTTCCTCTCTGGCTTTGCGTGCCGCCGAGCAGATTTTGAAAGAAGAAATCGACAAGGCCAAGCACCAGGACATTATCAGTAAAGCGGCGGAACAATTGGGTTAAGCGATGGCTGAAATATCGACATTAGCAAGACCTTACGCTCAGGCCGCTTTTAAGCGGGCCAAAGAAGCCAATGCTGCCCAAAACTGGTCCGATTCTTTAACGTTTTTGTCTTTGTTGGTTCAGGACGAGGCCTTAGCTGGTATCGTCGCCAATCCCAGAGTCAACAAACAGAATACAGCACAGTTGATACTGGATATTTGCCAGGATCAAATTCACGATGAAGCCAAGAATCTTCTCAAAGTGTTGATCGAGAACGACAAATTGCCTTTGTTGCCTCAAATTTCGGTGATGTTCGAACAGTATAAGGCCGACGACGAAGGTTACGTTAATGTCGAGCTGCAAAGCGCTTATGCTTTGACAAAAGCCGAGCAAGGCAAATACGTCGCCATGCTCGAGAAATTTTTGCAGAAAAAGGTCAACGCGTCCGTGTCTGTCGACAAATCGTTAATTGGGGGCATCCTCGCCAAAGCCGGCGACAAAGTCATTGACGGTTCCATCAGAGGCCAGCTTCATCAATTAGCTAAAAGACTTTAAGAGTTAGAGCGGGAAAATAACATGCAATTAAATCCATCAGAAATAAGTGATCTGATCAAAAAGAAGATCGAGAATTTCGACGCGCATCTCGAGGCCCACACCGAGGGCACCGTAGTCAGCGTTACCGACGGTATCGTTCGGGTTCACGGTCTGTCTGAAGCAATGCAAGGCGAAATGCTGGAATTTCCTGGCGGCTCTTACGGCATGGCTTTGAACCTGGAAAGAGACTCGGTCGGTGTGGTTATGCTGGGTGCATACCAACACATTACCGAAGGCGACACCGTCAAGTGCACCGGCCGCATTTTGGAAGTGCCGGTCGGCGAAGCCTTGTTGGGCCGCGTGGTCGATGCGTTGGGCAACCCGATCGACGGCAAAGGCGCGATCGAGACCAATCTGACCTCCCCCATCGAAAAAATCGCTCCGGGCGTTATTGCCCGTCAATCGGTAGACCAACCGGTCCAAATCGGATTGAAATCTATCGACTCTATGATTCCGGTCGGCCGCGGCCAACGGGAGCTGATCATCGGTGACCGCCAGACCGGTAAAACCGCGATTGCCGTCGATGCCATCATCAACCAAAAAGGCACCGGCATCAAATGTATTTATGTCGCCATCGGCCAAAAACGTTCGTCGATTGCTAACGTGGTACGCAAATTGGAAGAGCACGGCGCGATGGAACATACCATCATCGTCGTGGCATCGGCTTCCGAATCGGCTGCGCTGCAGTTCATCGCGCCGTACACCGGTTGCTCGATGGGCGAATACTTCCGCGACAACGGCCAAGATGCGCTGATCATTTACGACGATTTGACCAAGCAAGCATGGGCCTATCGCCAAATCTCATTGTTGCTGCGCCGGCCGCCGGGACGCGAAGCGTATCCGGGCGACGTGTTCTACATCCACTCGCGTTTGCTGGAACGCGCCGCGCGGATCAATGCCGCCGAGGTCGAAAAACTGACCGGCGGCAAAGTCAAAGGCAAAACCGGTTCGTTGACCGCATTGCCGATCATCGAAACCCAAGGCGGCGACGTTTCGGCCTTCGTTCCGACCAACGTAATTTCGATCACCGACGGCCAGATCTTCCTGGAAACCGGTTTATTCAACTCCGGTATCCGTCCGGCCGTAAACGCCGGCTTGTCGGTATCGCGGGTTGGCGGTGCGGCGCAAACCAAGATCATCAAAAAGCTGGGCGGCGGTATCCGTTTGGACTTGGCGCAGTTCCGCGAATTGGCGGCGTTTGCTCAGTTCGCTTCCGACCTGGACGAGAGCACCCGCAAACAAATCGAGCGCGGCCAACGCGTGACCGAGCTGATGAAGCAAAACCAATATGCGCCGATGTCGGTCGCGGAAATGGGCGTTTCGCTGTATGCGGCAAACAATGGATTCCTGGATAGCCTGGAAGTCAAGCAAGTCCGTATGTTCGAAGCGGCGCTGTTGGATTTCATGAGAAACGAGGAAGCCGAGTTGATGGCGAAAATCAACGAAAAAGGCGACTACAACGACGATATCCAAAAAGGCATTCACGCGGCGATCGAGCGTTTCGTCAAGACTGCTAGCTGGTAAGGGACTCGCACATGGCTGTTGGTAAAGAGATACGATCAAAAATCGCGAGTATCAAAAATACTCAAAAGATTACTCGAGCCATGGAAATGGTGGCGGCGAGTAAGATGCGTAAAACCAAAGACCGTATGCAGGCTACCCGGCCTTACTCGAAAAAAATTGGTCAGATCATTCGGCATCTGGCCAAAGCCAATCCGGAATACAAGCATCCGTTCATGATCGAGCGGGAAGTTAAGCGGGTAGGCATTATCGTGGTGAGTTCCGACCGTGGTTTATGCGGTGGCTTGAACGCCAACCTGTTCAGAAAAGTGCTGGGCGAAATGCAGCAATGGCAAAGCAAAGGCATTGCCGTCGATGTCTGCGCGATTGGCGGCAAAGGCGCTGCATTTTTCAGCATGATCAATGCCAATCTGGTCGGCCAGGTTTCGAAGTTGGGCGACACGCCGCACCAAAGCGACATTATCGGTCCGATCAAAATCATGCTGGACGCGTTCACGAACGGCGATATCGACGAACTGTTCCTACTCAGCAACGACTTTGTCAACACCATGACGCAAAGGCCGGTGATGCAGAAGCTGTTACCGGTGGCGGTTGGCGAGCTGGGCGAAGAGACCAAGGGCCGGTGGGATTACCTGTACGAACCTAACGCGAAAGACGTGTTGGACAGCTTGCTGATCCGCTATGTCGAATCGGCGGTATTTCAAGGTCTGGTGGAAAACAACGCCTGCGAACAGGCTGCGCGGATGGTGGCGATGAAAAGCGCTTCCGACAATGCCGGCAATATCATCAAAGAATTGCAACTGGTCTACAACAAAGCCAGACAGGCTGCGATCACGCAGGAAATTTCCGAAATCGTCGCTGGCGCCGCTGCGGTATAAGGCATTCGAGACAAGTTTAGATAGATTTTTATAGAGGACGACATAATGAGTTTGGGTAAAATCGTTCAAATCATCGGCGCGGTCGTCGACGTGGAATTTCCGCGCGATAACCTGCCGAAAGTATATGACGCGTTGAATGTCGAGGGCGGACTGGTTCTGGAAGTTCAACAACAATTGGGCGACGGCGTGGTGCGGACCATTGCGATGGGTTCCACCGACGGTCTCAGCCGCGGCGTCAATGTCACCAACACCGGCGAAGCGATTAAAGTACCGGTGGGCCAAGCGACGCTGGGCCGCATCATGAACGTTCTCGGCGAAGCGATCGACGAAAAAGGCCCGATCGGCGAGAAAGAAAAATGGACCATTCATCGCGATGCGCCATCCTACGACGAGCAAGCGCCGGCCAACGAATTGTTGGAAACCGGCATCAAGGTTATCGACCTGGTTTGTCCGTTCGCCAAAGGTGGTAAAGTCGGCCTGTTCGGAGGTGCCGGCGTGGGCAAGACCGTCAACATGATGGAATTGATCCGCAACATCGCGATCGAGCACAGCGGTTACTCGGTATTCGCCGGCGTCGGCGAACGGACTCGCGAAGGTAACGACTTCTATCATGAAATGACCGATTCCAACGTTATCGACAAAGTATCGTTGGTTTACGGCCAGATGAACGAGCCGCCGGGAAACCGTCTGCGCGTGGCGTTGACCGGTCTGACCATGGCGGAATTCTTCCGCGACGAAGGCCGTGACGTACTGTTTTTCGTCGACAACATCTACCGTTACACGCTGGCCGGTACCGAAGTATCGGCGCTGTTGGGCCGGATGCCGTCGGCGGTAGGTTACCAACCGACGCTGGCTGAAGAGATGGGCGTACTGCAGGAACGTATCACCTCGACCAAAACCGGTTCTATCACCTCTATCCAAGCGGTATACGTACCGGCCGACGACTTGACCGACCCGTCGCCAGCCACTACTTTCGCTCACTTGGACGCGACCGTGGTATTGTCCCGCCAAATCGCCGAGTTGGGTATCTACCCTGCCATCGATCCGCTCGATTCCACCAGTCGTCAGCTGGATCCATTGGTCATCGGTCAGGAACACTACGAAACCGCGCGTACAGTACAAGGCATCCTGCAACGCTACAAAGAATTGCGCGACATTATCGCGATCTTGGGGATGGACGAACTGTCGGAAGAAGACAAATTGACCGTGGCCCGCGCCCGGAAAATTCAACGTTTCTTATCCCAGCCTTTCTTCGTGGCCGAGGTATTTACTGGTTCGCCGGGGAAATACGTGTCGCTGAAAGACACCATTGCCGGTTTTAAAGGCATCATCAGCGGCGAGTACGACAGCTTACCGGAACAAGCTTTCTATATGGTCGGCACGATAGACGAAGCCATCGAAAAAGCCAAAGGCATGTAATCCGGCCCATAGGAGAGTTTTAACATGGCAATGACAATACATGTGGACATCGTCAGCGCCGAGGCGGAAATTTTTTCCGGCTTGGCGGAGATGGTGTTCGCTCCTGCCGAGTTGGGCGAAGTCGGTATCGCGCCGCGCCATGCGCCGTTGATAACCAAACTGAAGCCCGGCGAAGTCAGGGTTAAAATCAGCGACAAAGAATCGCAGGCGTTTTTCGTGTCCGGCGGGTTCTTGGAAGTGCAGCCGCATTTGGTGACCGTGCTGGCCGAAACCGCGATCAGAGCCCACGACATTGACGAAGCGGCGGCATTGCAAGCCAAAGCCAGAGCGGAAGAAATGTTGCAAGACAAGTCCGGCAAATACGATTACGCAATTGCCGAAGCCGAGTTGGCGCAGGCGGTCAACCAGTTGAAAACTCTGGACAGACTCAGAAAGCGTGGCGCGTAAAATCCGATTTGCGTGAAAATTTAAGCCCGATAGCGTAACGTTATCGGGCTTTTTTTGTTTAAGGAACAGCGATGTCGATAAAAACCATTATTCTTGCTGCCGGCCAAGGTACGCGGATGCGCTCGTCCCGGCCGAAAGTACTGCATGAAATTGCCGATAAGGCGCTATTGCAACACGTCTACGAGACAGCGCGCTCGCTGGACAACAACCAAATCTACATCATCTACGGCCACGGCGGCGAGACCGTCAAACAAACGCTGGCCGCACTCGATGCCAACTGGATCGAACAAAAGCAACAACTGGGCACCGGCCACGCCGTACAACAAGCGATTCACCACGTCGAAGATCCGGACACGGTTTTGATTCTGTACGGCGACGTACCGTTGCTAAAACCGAAAACCCTGCACGCCTTGCTGCATAAAGTCAGCTTGACCTCGCTGGCGCTATTGACGGTCAAACTCGAAGACCCGACCGGCTACGGCCGCATCGTTCGGGACAAAGACCACGCCGTGGTGCGTATCGTCGAGCAGAAAGATGCCAACGAAATCGAGTTGCAAATCAACGAAGGCAATACCGGCATCCTGGCTTGTAAGGGCAGCCAACTCAAGCAATGGCTGGCCAGACTCGGCAATAACAACGCGCAAAACGAATATTACCTGACCGACATCATCGAAATGGCGGTGGAAGACGGTTTGACCGTCGAAACCAGTCAAGCCGGTAGTGCCGACGAAGTGCTCGGCGTCAACAACCGGGCGCAACTTGCCCATCTGGAGCGGGTCTATCAGGCCGAGCAAGCGCAAATGCTGATGGAAAAAGGCGTAACGCTACGCGATCCGGCTCGTATCGACGTCCGCGGCGAATTTGCCGAACTCGGCCAAGACATCGATATCGACGTCAACGTTATTTTTCAAGGTACGAATCGGATCGGCTCCAACGTCAAAATCGGACCGAATTGTCTGATCAAGGATGCGACGATTGCCGAGGGTGTGGAAATATTGGCTAACAGCGTCATCGAAGATGCCAGCATCGGCAGCGGTAGCCGGATCGGTCCGTTCGCCCGCTTGCGGCCGCAAACCGAGTTGGCTGACCACGTGCATGTCGGCAATTTTGTCGAAATCAAAAAGTCCACGGTCGCCAGCGCTAGCAAGATCAACCACTTGAGCTATATTGGCGATAGCGAAGTCGGTAGCAAGGTCAATATTGGCGCCGGGACCATCACCTGCAATTACGATGGCATCAATAAATTCAAAACCGTGATCGGCGACGGTGCGTTTATCGGTTCCGATACCCAATTGATCGCGCCGGTGACGATTGGCAAAAACGCCACGATAGGTGCGGGTTCCACCATCACCAAAGACACGCCCGACGGCCAATTGACGCTGAGCCGCGCCAAACAGCTTAGCGTGCCGACTTGGCAAAGACCGGTTAAACAGGAGAAATAATATGTGCGGCATAGTCGCAGGCGTTGCTCAGCGCAACGTGGTCCCGATTTTGATTGAAGGTTTGAAGCGTCTGGAATACCGCGGCTACGACTCGGCAGGACTTGCCGTGCTTCACAGCGGCGAAATATTCAGAAAACGCGAACTGGGCAAAGTCAAAGGATTGGAAGAATTGATCGCGGCCGACCCGATCGAAGGCCGCATCGGCATCGCCCACACCCGTTGGGCTACCCACGGCAAGCCCAGCACCCGCAATGCCCATCCTCATGTCAGCAAGGACAGAGTGGCGGTGGTGCATAACGGTATCATCGAAAACCACGATAACCTGCGCACCGCGTTGCAGAAAAACGGCTACGTGTTCACTTCGGAGACCGATACCGAAGTTATCGTGCACAAGGTTGCCGAAGAACTGAAAGCTGCCGGCAGTTTGCTCGACGCGGTCGGTAAAACCGTGAAAAGCCTGCGCGGCGCCTATGCGCTGGGAGTGATAGACAGCGAACAACCGGACGTGCTGGTAGCCTGCCGCAAAGGCAGTCCGCTGGTGATCGGCATCGGCATCGGCGAATACTTCATCGCCTCCGATATCGCCGCCTTGTTGCCGGTCACGCAACGTTTCATCTTCCTGGAAGACGGCGACATCGCCGAATTGACCATCAATGGCGTCACCATCTTCGACGAGGCCGGCCGCCGCGTGGTACGCCCTGTCATCGAAAGCCAGCTCAAGGCCGACGCGGTCGACAAAGGCAAGTACCGCCACTACATGCTCAAGGAAATCTACGAGCAAGCCTGGGCGGTGTCGGAAACGCTGGAAGGCCGCTTCATCGACAACCGCCTGCAGGACAACGCCTTCGGCCACAACGCCGGCGAAGTATTCGACCAAATCAAGTCGGTGCTGATCCTGGCCTGCGGCACCAGTTACCATTCCGGCTTGGTAGCCCGCTACTGGTTCGAAAAATACGCCCGTGTGCCCTGCTCAATCGAAATTGCCAGCGAATTCCGTTACCGTAATCCGGTCGTGGCGCCGGATACCCTGGTCGTGACCATATCCCAATCCGGCGAGACCGCCGACACGCTGGCCGCCTTGCAGGAAGCCAAAAAGCTCGGCGTCAAGCACTCGCTGGTGATCTGCAACGCCCCGGAAAGCTCGCTAGTGCGCGAATCGGAGCTGGTGTTGATGACCCGCGCCGGCCCGGAAATCGGTGTCGCTTCGACCAAGGCCTTCACCACCCAGTTGGTGGCCTTGTTGATGCTGATTATCGCCGTCGGCCGCCGCTTCGAACTCAGCGCCGAGAAAGAGGAACACATCGTTTCGCAACTGTTCGCCCTGCCCGGCAACATCGAAAAAGTGCTGAAGCTGGACAACGCCATCGAACTGTTGTCGCAGCGTTTCGCCGACAAGCATAACGCGCTGTTCCTCGGCCGCGGCACCCATTACCCGATCGCGATGGAAGGCGCGTTGAAGCTGAAGGAGATTTCTTACATCCACGCCGAAGCCTATCCGGCCGGCGAATTGAAGCACGGCCCGCTGGCCTTGATCGACGCCGAAATGCCGGTGGTCACGGTCGCGCCCAACAACAATTTGCTGGAAAAGCTGAAATCCAACATCCAAGAAGTCAGCGCTCGCGGCGGACAGTTGATCGTGTTCATGGACGAGGACTTGGCCGAAAGCGACGCCGCCGACGAGAACGTACAAATCGTCAAAATGCCCAGCGTCGCCAACGCCATCTCGCCGATTATCTACACGATACCGCTGCAACTGCTGTCCTACCATGTCGCCGTGCTGAAAGGCACCGACGTCGACCAGCCCAGGAACTTGGCCAAGTCGGTCACGGTGGAATAGCGCGGCGAATTCGACGGAAGGGATTCCGTAGCAGTGAAGGGGAATTTAAGGGTTTGTCGAATAAGGTTCGGCAAGCCCTTTTTATTTGCCAGTCAATCGCGGCAAAAGCGGCTGGAACTTGCCGAAGAGATCGGTGTTCATTAGTTTGACGTCGGTCCGACAATCGAGGCTTAACAGGCGAAGGCGATACGGCATAATGTGGTTTTACAAGATCCGACGCCGCTGCGTCCCAGTTTCGGAGTACCCAGATGAACTACGATAGCCTATTGAAGATTGCATATCAGGAAGCCCTCACCGGATTCGAAGAAGGCGGTGTCCCGGTCGGTGCCGCCTTGTTCGATGCCGACGGCAATTTGTTGGGACGCGGCCGCAACCGCCGAGTGCAGGATAACGATCCGTCGGTTCACGGCGAAACCGATGCCTTTCGCAAGGCCGGCCGGCAAACCAACTACCGCGACAAGATTTTGGTGACCACACTGGCGCCCTGCTGGTATTGCTCGGGCCTGATCCGCCAGTTCAACATCGGCACTGTGGTGGTAGGCGAATCGGAAAATTTCGCGGGCCACCTGGATTGGTTGCGCGAAGCCGG
Above is a window of Methylomonas koyamae DNA encoding:
- the atpE gene encoding F0F1 ATP synthase subunit C codes for the protein MELASLIANVQGFTVIAVGIILGLGAIGTAIGFGLLGGKFLEGAARQPELVPMLQVKMFIIAGLLDAVTMIGVGLALMLTFANPFLSAVQSVAG
- a CDS encoding F0F1 ATP synthase subunit B, whose protein sequence is MSINATLIGQMITFTLLVWFTMKYVWPPIIAALEERKTKIAEGLAAAEKGQEEIRLAEKKAKSVLKEAKEQSAEIVSAAQKRANQLVEEAKEQAKKEGERLLEAAKAQIEQEMLHAKESLRKEVSSLALRAAEQILKEEIDKAKHQDIISKAAEQLG
- a CDS encoding F0F1 ATP synthase subunit delta, which translates into the protein MAEISTLARPYAQAAFKRAKEANAAQNWSDSLTFLSLLVQDEALAGIVANPRVNKQNTAQLILDICQDQIHDEAKNLLKVLIENDKLPLLPQISVMFEQYKADDEGYVNVELQSAYALTKAEQGKYVAMLEKFLQKKVNASVSVDKSLIGGILAKAGDKVIDGSIRGQLHQLAKRL
- the atpA gene encoding F0F1 ATP synthase subunit alpha, encoding MQLNPSEISDLIKKKIENFDAHLEAHTEGTVVSVTDGIVRVHGLSEAMQGEMLEFPGGSYGMALNLERDSVGVVMLGAYQHITEGDTVKCTGRILEVPVGEALLGRVVDALGNPIDGKGAIETNLTSPIEKIAPGVIARQSVDQPVQIGLKSIDSMIPVGRGQRELIIGDRQTGKTAIAVDAIINQKGTGIKCIYVAIGQKRSSIANVVRKLEEHGAMEHTIIVVASASESAALQFIAPYTGCSMGEYFRDNGQDALIIYDDLTKQAWAYRQISLLLRRPPGREAYPGDVFYIHSRLLERAARINAAEVEKLTGGKVKGKTGSLTALPIIETQGGDVSAFVPTNVISITDGQIFLETGLFNSGIRPAVNAGLSVSRVGGAAQTKIIKKLGGGIRLDLAQFRELAAFAQFASDLDESTRKQIERGQRVTELMKQNQYAPMSVAEMGVSLYAANNGFLDSLEVKQVRMFEAALLDFMRNEEAELMAKINEKGDYNDDIQKGIHAAIERFVKTASW
- the atpG gene encoding F0F1 ATP synthase subunit gamma, which translates into the protein MAVGKEIRSKIASIKNTQKITRAMEMVAASKMRKTKDRMQATRPYSKKIGQIIRHLAKANPEYKHPFMIEREVKRVGIIVVSSDRGLCGGLNANLFRKVLGEMQQWQSKGIAVDVCAIGGKGAAFFSMINANLVGQVSKLGDTPHQSDIIGPIKIMLDAFTNGDIDELFLLSNDFVNTMTQRPVMQKLLPVAVGELGEETKGRWDYLYEPNAKDVLDSLLIRYVESAVFQGLVENNACEQAARMVAMKSASDNAGNIIKELQLVYNKARQAAITQEISEIVAGAAAV
- the atpD gene encoding F0F1 ATP synthase subunit beta, with amino-acid sequence MSLGKIVQIIGAVVDVEFPRDNLPKVYDALNVEGGLVLEVQQQLGDGVVRTIAMGSTDGLSRGVNVTNTGEAIKVPVGQATLGRIMNVLGEAIDEKGPIGEKEKWTIHRDAPSYDEQAPANELLETGIKVIDLVCPFAKGGKVGLFGGAGVGKTVNMMELIRNIAIEHSGYSVFAGVGERTREGNDFYHEMTDSNVIDKVSLVYGQMNEPPGNRLRVALTGLTMAEFFRDEGRDVLFFVDNIYRYTLAGTEVSALLGRMPSAVGYQPTLAEEMGVLQERITSTKTGSITSIQAVYVPADDLTDPSPATTFAHLDATVVLSRQIAELGIYPAIDPLDSTSRQLDPLVIGQEHYETARTVQGILQRYKELRDIIAILGMDELSEEDKLTVARARKIQRFLSQPFFVAEVFTGSPGKYVSLKDTIAGFKGIISGEYDSLPEQAFYMVGTIDEAIEKAKGM
- a CDS encoding F0F1 ATP synthase subunit epsilon, with the protein product MAMTIHVDIVSAEAEIFSGLAEMVFAPAELGEVGIAPRHAPLITKLKPGEVRVKISDKESQAFFVSGGFLEVQPHLVTVLAETAIRAHDIDEAAALQAKARAEEMLQDKSGKYDYAIAEAELAQAVNQLKTLDRLRKRGA
- the glmU gene encoding bifunctional UDP-N-acetylglucosamine diphosphorylase/glucosamine-1-phosphate N-acetyltransferase GlmU, whose protein sequence is MSIKTIILAAGQGTRMRSSRPKVLHEIADKALLQHVYETARSLDNNQIYIIYGHGGETVKQTLAALDANWIEQKQQLGTGHAVQQAIHHVEDPDTVLILYGDVPLLKPKTLHALLHKVSLTSLALLTVKLEDPTGYGRIVRDKDHAVVRIVEQKDANEIELQINEGNTGILACKGSQLKQWLARLGNNNAQNEYYLTDIIEMAVEDGLTVETSQAGSADEVLGVNNRAQLAHLERVYQAEQAQMLMEKGVTLRDPARIDVRGEFAELGQDIDIDVNVIFQGTNRIGSNVKIGPNCLIKDATIAEGVEILANSVIEDASIGSGSRIGPFARLRPQTELADHVHVGNFVEIKKSTVASASKINHLSYIGDSEVGSKVNIGAGTITCNYDGINKFKTVIGDGAFIGSDTQLIAPVTIGKNATIGAGSTITKDTPDGQLTLSRAKQLSVPTWQRPVKQEK
- the glmS gene encoding glutamine--fructose-6-phosphate transaminase (isomerizing), whose product is MCGIVAGVAQRNVVPILIEGLKRLEYRGYDSAGLAVLHSGEIFRKRELGKVKGLEELIAADPIEGRIGIAHTRWATHGKPSTRNAHPHVSKDRVAVVHNGIIENHDNLRTALQKNGYVFTSETDTEVIVHKVAEELKAAGSLLDAVGKTVKSLRGAYALGVIDSEQPDVLVACRKGSPLVIGIGIGEYFIASDIAALLPVTQRFIFLEDGDIAELTINGVTIFDEAGRRVVRPVIESQLKADAVDKGKYRHYMLKEIYEQAWAVSETLEGRFIDNRLQDNAFGHNAGEVFDQIKSVLILACGTSYHSGLVARYWFEKYARVPCSIEIASEFRYRNPVVAPDTLVVTISQSGETADTLAALQEAKKLGVKHSLVICNAPESSLVRESELVLMTRAGPEIGVASTKAFTTQLVALLMLIIAVGRRFELSAEKEEHIVSQLFALPGNIEKVLKLDNAIELLSQRFADKHNALFLGRGTHYPIAMEGALKLKEISYIHAEAYPAGELKHGPLALIDAEMPVVTVAPNNNLLEKLKSNIQEVSARGGQLIVFMDEDLAESDAADENVQIVKMPSVANAISPIIYTIPLQLLSYHVAVLKGTDVDQPRNLAKSVTVE
- a CDS encoding nucleoside deaminase, with protein sequence MNYDSLLKIAYQEALTGFEEGGVPVGAALFDADGNLLGRGRNRRVQDNDPSVHGETDAFRKAGRQTNYRDKILVTTLAPCWYCSGLIRQFNIGTVVVGESENFAGHLDWLREAGVTVVEMDDERCKALMRRFIAESPHIWFEDIGECRHG